A window from Ignavibacteriota bacterium encodes these proteins:
- a CDS encoding peptidylprolyl isomerase has translation MLKNFLFISVIILMFFWNCTSNNQETVLAEFENGNVIQSEYIDHYLLSTKFKPEKLPTKENLEEIVVNKALEKISVQEAIFRNIEKDSIYINIIRNNERRLLYQHFIQKEISPKIISDSLINKFYTEFTPQYRMRYIMRPFLETSDKNFHNLQQNEINKAYGLLNIGKSFEEVVQQYSQDISTNKKGGDLGWIIRESIGDDSIRKVMDTLQQFNFSKPFKGYGGYYILYKGDKRDVEVPAFDEAKQKIWQSLYHSRKVFIQNKIDEKVKDLELKYYFKIFSERFDRILSSKENSNNVEINFDQILEKEQNLVLAEYLDGVIYLKDIFSDRKKSPTNKEEFYNRFESIKEQHLISKFAKEIEFDEDEEISSQINKMKSSLLSSLLYQKEVKDKVNSEMQNVSNLSSLEKVKYRSEKEKSLRSEFEKYLKEKYKFKFVDSNFESALKRATELKAEQNLKK, from the coding sequence ATGTTGAAAAATTTTCTATTTATATCCGTAATCATTTTAATGTTTTTTTGGAATTGCACAAGTAATAATCAAGAAACAGTTTTAGCTGAATTTGAAAACGGAAATGTAATACAAAGTGAGTATATAGATCATTACCTATTAAGTACAAAGTTTAAACCCGAAAAACTTCCTACAAAAGAAAATCTTGAAGAAATTGTTGTAAACAAAGCTTTGGAAAAAATTTCTGTTCAAGAAGCAATTTTTAGAAACATAGAAAAAGATTCAATTTATATAAATATTATTAGAAATAATGAACGTAGACTATTGTACCAGCATTTTATTCAGAAAGAAATTAGTCCTAAAATTATTTCTGATAGTTTAATAAATAAATTCTACACAGAATTTACACCACAATATAGAATGCGTTACATAATGCGTCCATTTCTTGAAACTTCAGATAAAAATTTTCATAATTTACAACAAAATGAAATTAATAAAGCTTACGGACTTTTGAATATTGGAAAAAGTTTTGAAGAGGTTGTTCAGCAATATTCTCAAGATATATCAACAAATAAAAAAGGCGGGGACCTTGGCTGGATAATTCGGGAATCAATTGGCGATGATTCTATCCGCAAAGTAATGGATACTTTGCAGCAATTTAATTTTTCTAAACCATTCAAAGGATACGGCGGGTATTACATTTTATATAAAGGTGATAAAAGAGATGTTGAAGTTCCAGCATTTGATGAAGCAAAGCAGAAAATTTGGCAGTCACTTTATCACAGTAGAAAGGTTTTTATTCAAAATAAGATTGATGAAAAAGTGAAAGATTTGGAACTTAAATATTATTTTAAAATATTTAGCGAAAGATTTGATAGAATTCTATCAAGCAAAGAAAATTCTAATAATGTAGAAATTAATTTTGATCAAATATTAGAAAAAGAACAAAATTTAGTTTTGGCAGAATATTTAGATGGAGTAATTTATTTAAAAGATATTTTTTCTGATAGAAAGAAATCTCCAACAAATAAAGAAGAATTTTATAATAGATTTGAATCTATAAAAGAGCAGCATCTAATTTCGAAATTTGCAAAAGAAATAGAATTTGATGAAGATGAAGAAATTTCTAGTCAAATTAATAAGATGAAATCTTCACTACTTAGTTCATTATTGTATCAAAAAGAAGTAAAAGATAAAGTAAATTCAGAAATGCAGAATGTTTCAAATTTATCCAGTTTAGAAAAAGTTAAATATAGAAGCGAGAAAGAGAAATCTCTGAGATCTGAATTCGAAAAATATTTGAAAGAAAAATATAAATTTAAGTTTGTTGATTCAAATTTTGAATCAGCTTTAAAAAGAGCAACAGAATTAAAAGCTGAACAAAATCTTAAGAAATAA
- a CDS encoding T9SS type A sorting domain-containing protein has protein sequence MKKPLQLLILLVMLFSFSNGYSQIFMDGDDSDWTNEPVLFQAPNNEDGVFPAEVGAVVSDIVDIKEAKVKVVGNVMYGLLRFWGGPAWPNNAYQNDHGGVVYNESRGYYHFLLDLDNDAATGWNTAWYEAHYTPVGYLIAQGVQGQEAIGAEVMHEWGARTNDDWKVANEGANPIRNLDHWFADYSEYNGETDLGSDYEILNITVPNADSAKVISWQGSAKINSSDDETLVSNSISYWVGHAWGNDFLEFGYEITPVKKYFANKGIDYFNPGDVIGICGMTETPIDDWGVDMTTRGEYTLPNELVSRSTKFTFDGDDSDWASLPVILSAPNNEDGVFPAEVGAVVTDIVDIKEVKAMIDEENIYWSLRMWGGPCWPNNAYQNDHGGVVYDESRGYYHILMDIDNDVATGWNVAWYEAHYTPVGYLIAQGVEGQVAIGAEVMLEWGGRTNDDWKVANEGAAPIRGLDYWAADYSEYNGETDLGSDYEIFNYEVMDKDSVTIVQHDGFLLCNSSDDPATMDGQPDWMAHAWGNDFLEVGMSLRTLKMYYKNKTGVDYFNVGDVIGICGMNETPIDDWGTDMTTRGEISVVTDVKQENQNLISSNFVLRNNYPNPFNPETNISFSVPKVSEISLNVYNSLGQKVKTLISGKMISGNHSVVWNGKNEFGNNVPSGIYYYRLEAGSNSITKRMVLLK, from the coding sequence ATGAAAAAACCTTTGCAGCTTTTAATCCTATTGGTAATGCTTTTTTCTTTTTCCAACGGGTATTCACAAATTTTTATGGATGGGGATGATTCGGATTGGACAAATGAGCCAGTTCTATTTCAAGCTCCTAATAATGAAGATGGAGTTTTTCCAGCTGAAGTTGGTGCCGTTGTAAGTGATATTGTTGATATTAAAGAAGCTAAAGTAAAAGTTGTTGGGAATGTAATGTATGGACTTTTAAGATTTTGGGGAGGTCCTGCATGGCCTAATAATGCTTATCAAAATGATCATGGCGGTGTAGTTTATAATGAATCAAGAGGTTATTATCATTTTCTTCTTGATTTAGATAATGATGCAGCAACTGGATGGAATACTGCATGGTATGAAGCACATTATACTCCGGTTGGTTATTTAATTGCTCAAGGTGTTCAAGGACAAGAGGCGATTGGTGCAGAAGTAATGCACGAATGGGGTGCGAGAACTAATGATGATTGGAAAGTTGCAAATGAAGGTGCCAATCCGATTAGAAACCTTGATCATTGGTTTGCTGATTATTCTGAATATAATGGCGAAACCGATTTGGGAAGTGATTATGAAATTTTAAATATAACAGTACCAAATGCTGATTCAGCAAAAGTAATTAGCTGGCAAGGTTCTGCAAAAATAAATAGTAGTGATGATGAAACATTAGTGAGTAATTCAATTTCATATTGGGTTGGTCATGCATGGGGTAATGATTTCTTAGAATTTGGTTATGAAATTACTCCTGTGAAAAAATATTTTGCAAACAAAGGAATTGACTATTTTAATCCTGGTGATGTAATTGGAATTTGTGGAATGACAGAAACACCAATTGATGATTGGGGTGTTGATATGACTACTCGTGGTGAATACACTCTTCCAAATGAATTGGTTTCTCGTTCAACAAAATTTACATTTGATGGGGATGATTCAGATTGGGCATCATTACCAGTAATTTTGAGTGCACCTAATAATGAAGACGGTGTTTTTCCTGCTGAAGTTGGTGCAGTTGTTACAGATATAGTTGATATTAAAGAAGTTAAAGCAATGATTGATGAGGAAAATATTTATTGGTCTTTAAGAATGTGGGGTGGACCTTGTTGGCCAAATAATGCATACCAAAATGATCATGGTGGTGTTGTTTATGATGAATCAAGAGGTTATTACCATATTCTTATGGATATTGATAATGACGTAGCTACTGGATGGAATGTTGCTTGGTATGAAGCTCATTATACTCCTGTTGGTTATTTAATAGCACAAGGCGTTGAAGGACAAGTTGCAATTGGCGCTGAAGTTATGTTGGAGTGGGGTGGAAGAACAAATGATGATTGGAAAGTAGCTAATGAAGGTGCAGCACCTATTAGAGGATTAGACTATTGGGCAGCAGACTATTCAGAATATAATGGTGAAACAGATCTTGGTTCTGATTATGAAATTTTCAATTATGAAGTAATGGATAAAGATAGTGTAACTATTGTTCAACATGATGGATTTTTATTATGTAATTCCAGCGATGATCCAGCAACAATGGATGGACAACCTGATTGGATGGCACATGCTTGGGGAAATGATTTCTTAGAAGTAGGTATGTCACTTCGCACATTAAAAATGTATTACAAAAATAAAACTGGAGTTGATTATTTTAATGTTGGGGATGTAATTGGAATTTGCGGAATGAACGAAACTCCAATTGATGATTGGGGTACAGACATGACTACCCGCGGCGAAATTTCTGTTGTTACAGATGTTAAACAAGAAAATCAAAACTTAATTTCAAGCAATTTCGTTCTTAGAAATAATTATCCAAATCCATTTAACCCAGAAACAAATATAAGTTTCTCAGTTCCAAAAGTATCTGAAATTTCATTAAATGTTTATAACTCATTAGGACAAAAAGTAAAAACATTAATTAGCGGAAAAATGATTTCCGGAAATCATTCAGTTGTTTGGAATGGAAAAAATGAATTTGGAAATAATGTTCCCAGCGGTATTTATTATTATAGATTAGAAGCTGGCTCAAACTCAATTACCAAAAGAATGGTATTGTTAAAATAA